Proteins found in one Aspergillus chevalieri M1 DNA, chromosome 2, nearly complete sequence genomic segment:
- a CDS encoding arabinan endo-1,5-alpha-L-arabinosidase (CAZy:GH43;~COG:G;~EggNog:ENOG410PH4A;~InterPro:IPR016840,IPR023296,IPR006710;~PFAM:PF04616;~SECRETED:SignalP(1-18);~antiSMASH:Cluster_2.1;~go_function: GO:0004553 - hydrolase activity, hydrolyzing O-glycosyl compounds [Evidence IEA];~go_function: GO:0046558 - arabinan endo-1,5-alpha-L-arabinosidase activity [Evidence IEA];~go_process: GO:0005975 - carbohydrate metabolic process [Evidence IEA]), producing MYTICAAALSLFVLQVHGYANPGSCSGACNVHDPGLIQRDDGVYFRFSTGNKISYAQSSSIEGPWTAVGSVVPDGSSINKAGNDDLWAPDVQNVNGVYHVYYTVSTSGSQDSAIGLATSDTMDEGSWNDHGATGISSSSSKSYNAIDANLLNDDGTYYLTFGSFWQDIFQAPMNSAATKAASSSYNIAFDPNGEHAVEGAYLYKYGGYYYLFYSAGACCGYDTSRPADGDEYKIKVCRSSSATGGFVDATGTACTEGGGTVVLESHDNVYGPGGQGVFTDPDLGPVLYYHYVDTTVGYADNQKLFGWNAIDFSSGWPVV from the exons ATGTATACCATCTGCGCAGCCGCCTTATCGCTCTTTGTTCTCCAGGTTCATGGATATGCCAATCCAGGCAGTTGCTCTGGTGCGTGCAATGTCCATGATCCAGGGTTGATTCAACGAGACGACGGTGTATATTTCCGCTTCTCAACGGGGAACAAGATCTCGTATGCCCAATCATCGTCCATTGAGGGACCGTGGACAGCCGTGGGATCTGTGGTCCCGGATGGGTCGTCAATCAACAAGGCTGGTAATGACGATCTCTGG GCGCCTGATGTTCAAAATGTCAACGGTGTTTACCATGTTTACTATACAGTGTCGACGTCCGGCTCGCAAGACTCTGCAATTGGACTAGCGACATCCGACACAATGGACGAGGGTTCTTGGAACGACCATGGAGCGACGGGAATTTCGTCCAGCTCTTCAAAATCGTACAATGCCATCGACGCAAATCTCTTGAACGATGACGGTACTTACTACCTGACATTTGGTTCCTTTTGGCAAGATATATTCCAAGCCCCGATGAACTCTGCTGCGACCAAGGCTGCTTCGTCGTCATACAACATTGCCTTCGACCCGAACGGTGAACATGCTGTAGAGGGAGCGTACCTGTACAAATATGGCGGTTATTACTACCTTTTCTATTCTGCTGGAGCGTGTTGTGGTTATGACACATCCAGGCCggctgatggagatgaaTACAAAATCAAAGTCTGCCGGTCTTCCTCAGCTACTGGTGGCTTT GTTGACGCGACTGGAACTGCCTGCACGGAGGGTGGAGGAACAGTTGTTCTTGAGAGCCATGACAATGTTTATGGACCTGGTGGACA GGGCGTCTTTACCGACCCGGATCTTGGCCCCGTTCTTTACTATCATTATGTCGACACGACGGTTGGCTATGCGGACAACCAGAAGCTTTTTGGATGGAACGCGATCGATTTCTCCAgtggatggccggtggtATAG
- a CDS encoding uncharacterized protein (COG:S;~EggNog:ENOG410PNB3;~InterPro:IPR023149,IPR029063,IPR041698;~PFAM:PF13489,PF13649,PF08242,PF08241,PF00891, PF13847;~go_function: GO:0030798 - trans-aconitate 2-methyltransferase activity [Evidence IEA]) — protein MAQTDWSASQYLKFMNERTTPARDLLARVPLQDPKTIVDLGCGPGNSTAVLAHRYPNAHLVGMDSSPDMIKKAQSALPNVEFTAKDLRSYTPPQSVDLFFSNAVLHWLGRDERITLIRRLMISQPSGGVFAFQVPYNLTEPSHVLMREVAADGPWAGTLKHAGRDAFQTPREIYDQLIPLSSEVHIFRTDYNHPLENHRAVVEWVQGTGLKPYLDPLSPGEKEAFINEYLKRLEAAYPKSVDGRVLLGYPRLFVVAVKK, from the coding sequence ATGGCCCAAACGGATTGGAGCGCTTCTCAATACCTCAAGTTCATGAACGAAAGGACTACTCCAGCCCGCGATCTACTCGCCCGGGTCCCTCTCCAGGATCCCAAGACAATAGTTGATCTGGGCTGCGGACCGGGCAACTCGACGGCCGTGTTGGCACACCGGTATCCCAACGCTCATCTCGTGGGCATGGATTCATCGCCAGATATGATCAAGAAAGCACAGTCGGCGCTTCCTAATGTCGAATTTACTGCGAAAGATCTGAGATCATACACCCCCCCGCAATCTGTCGATCTCTTTTTTTCGAATGCCGTTTTGCACTGGCTGGGAAGGGACGAGCGGATTACGCTTATCAGGCGCTTGATGATATCGCAACCCTCTGGCGGCGTGTTCGCTTTCCAAGTTCCGTACAATCTGACAGAACCGTCCCATGTCCTGATGAGGGAGGTTGCCGCAGACGGTCCCTGGGCGGGCACGCTCAAGCATGCTGGCAGAGACGCCTTCCAGACACCCCGGGAGATCTATGACCAGCTCATTCCACTGTCGTCGGAGGTACACATCTTCAGGACGGACTATAACCACCCTCTGGAGAACCATAGGGCTGTAGTGGAGTGGGTTCAGGGAACGGGGTTAAAGCCTTATCTTGATCCATTGTCGCCGGGAGAAAAAGAGGCCTTCATAAATGAATATCTGAAGCGCCTGGAGGCAGCGTATCCCAAGTCAGTTGACGGTAGAGTGCTACTGGGTTATCCGCGGTTGTTTGTGGTGGCTGTCAAAAAGTAA
- a CDS encoding class II fructose-bisphosphate aldolase (COG:G;~EggNog:ENOG410PIGI;~InterPro:IPR000771,IPR013785;~PFAM:PF01116;~antiSMASH:Cluster_2.1;~go_function: GO:0003824 - catalytic activity [Evidence IEA];~go_function: GO:0008270 - zinc ion binding [Evidence IEA];~go_function: GO:0016832 - aldehyde-lyase activity [Evidence IEA];~go_process: GO:0005975 - carbohydrate metabolic process [Evidence IEA]), which produces MAWRSRNKTLQILEAAEKGRYGILAAIVYNVEHITAFVRAAESRKSPLIIQLFPSALTQTPSLIHAAAAAAKTASVPISVHLDHAQNYDQIKSVADNLPFDSIMVDMSHYEKEENLSKTKVLREYCHVRGIAVEAETGRIEGGEDGISDTGDLAGILTNAEDVEEFISAGIDLLAPSVGNLHGDYGPKGPHLDMDRLQSIFDALNGRVRLVLHGTNDFPPDLCKVCIEAGVTKFNVNKLVLQPWQDYLRRNVNKPLTQVMDEGIDVLTKEVERWMDIMGSSGKA; this is translated from the exons ATGGCCTGGCGTTCGAGAAACAAAACACTGCAAATCCTCGAGGCAGCAGAGAAGGGGCGATATGGCATTCTGGCAGCCATCGT ATATAATGTTGAGCATATCACGGCCTTTGTTCGCGCAGCGGAGAGTCGCAAATCGCCCCTGATCATTCAGCTATTTCCTTCGGCCTTAACCCAGACACCATCGTTGATCCATGcggccgcagcagcagccaaaaCAGCATCAGTACCTATCTCTGTTCACTTGGATCATGCGCAAAATTACGACCAGATCAAATCGGTCGCTGACAATTTGCCATTCGATTCGATAATGGTGGATATGAGTCACtatgagaaagaggagaatcTATCCAAGACGAAAGTATTGCGCGAGTACTGCCATGTTCGGGGAATCGCGGTGGAAGCCGAAACGGGGCGGattgaaggaggagaagatgggaTATCGGATACGGGAGATCTGGCTG GAATCCTGACGAACGCGGAAGACGTGGAAGAATTTATCAGCGCCGGAATTGATCTCCTGGCCCCGAGCGTAGGCAATCTCCATGGTGATTACGGTCCCAAGGGACCCCATCTCGACATGGATCG ACTACAGAGCATATTCGACGCGTTGAATGGCCGTGTTCGTCTCGTGCTTCACGGCACCAACGACTTTCCCCCAGATCTGTGCAAAGTGTGCATTGAGGCAGGCGTTACCAAATTCAACGTCAACAAACTCGTTTTGCAGCCGTGGCAAGACTATCTTCGAAGGAATGTCAACAAGCCCCTGACGCAGGTGATGGATGAAGGGATAGATGTATTGACGAAGGAGGTAGAGCGTTGGATGGATATCATGGGTAGCAGTGGAAAGGCATAG
- a CDS encoding uncharacterized protein (COG:G;~EggNog:ENOG410PJKB;~InterPro:IPR020846,IPR011701,IPR036259;~PFAM:PF07690;~SMCOG1106:major facilitator transporter;~TransMembrane:11 (o36-55i76-95o115-135i147-169o181-203i252-273o293-311i318-341o347-369i381-398o410-431i);~antiSMASH:Cluster_2.1;~go_function: GO:0022857 - transmembrane transporter activity [Evidence IEA];~go_process: GO:0055085 - transmembrane transport [Evidence IEA]), producing the protein MTASLDIEEKGEITSKEIENAGPDAPFWSPEEEKSLVRKIDLVLLPMVWIMYLLSYMDRTNIGNAKISGMETDLDLTSNQYSIALVVFFIGYVVFEVPSNMLLSRIRPSLFLSGIMTLWGCVEAGFAPGVLMVIASWYKRTEQSKRFGIYISAAILSGAFGGLLAAVIVKGLEGTHGIRGWRWLFIVEGAATIGVALVAAFVLPDFPATSKRFSERQRSVAVARLADDVTAMTQDSEQISPQRAMVDSVKDWRTWMFVVGYMVIVGSSTLSYFYPTLIEGLFGDSSTERTNFLTIPIYGVAFVCTLITSYFSDKIPSWRGLIISCWLIFSLICSIAVCAVYDYTARYAFLVLMASGLWTTNGMSLAYASSAFSNMHPQTRGVSLALVNALGNLAQIYGSYLFPDSDSPKYIMGFSVISAMLALGVVVYLALHFWFRRRAKRAENERPEG; encoded by the exons ATGACGGCTAGTCTCGATATCGAAGAGAAAGGGGAAATCACTTCTAAAGAGATCGAAAATGCAGGCCCAGATGCCCCGTTTTGGTCTCCGGAGGAGGAGAAATCTCTAGTGAGGAAGATCGATTTGGTTCTCCTGCCAATGGTCTGGATTATGTACTTGCTGTCGTACATGGACCGAACAAA TATCGGAAACGCAAAGATCTCGGGCATGGAGACCGATTTGGACTTGACGTCGAACCAATATTCCATTGCTTTGGTTGTTTTCTTTATCGGCTATGTCGTCTTTGAAGTTCCCAGCAA TATGCTCCTCAGTCGAATCAGACCATCGTTGTTCCTGTCAGGGATCATGACGCTGTGGG GTTGTGTCGAGGCAGGCTTCGCACCAGGCGTTCTCATGGTGATTGCATCTTGGTACAAGCGGACAGAGCAGTCCAAGCGATTTGGTATCTACATCTCCGCTGCCATTCTATCCGGTGCATTCGGAGGCCTTCTTGCGGCCGTAATAGTCAAGGGACTGGAAGGAACACACGGTATCAGAGGCTGGCGTTGGCTCTTTATCGTGGAAGGAGCTGCAACGATTGGCGTTGCCTTGGTTGCTGCATTTGTCCTTCCGGACTTTCCTGCCACGTCGAAAAGGTTTTCGGAACGACAGCGAAGTGTTGCGGTTGCTCGATTAGCAGACGACGTCACAGCCATGACCCAAGATAGTGAGCAAATATCACCACAGAGAGCCATGGTTGATTCTGTCAAGGATTGGCGAACCTGGATGTTTGTCGTAGGGTATATG GTTATCGTTGGATCTAGTACGCTGTCGTACTTCTATCCCACATTAATCGAAGGTCTCTTCGGAGACTCTTCCACCGAGAGAACAAATTTCCTGACAATCCCTATTTACGGTGTTGCATTTGTCTGTACATTAATCACATCCTATTTCAGCGATAAGATCCCCTCATGGCGAGGCCTCATCATCTCATGCTGGTTGATTTTCTCGCTTATATGCTCAATCGCAGTGTGTGCAGTATATGACTACACCGCTCGATATGCGTTCCTCGTGCTCATGGCATCGGGTCTCTGGACAACAAATGGAATGAGTCTTGCCTATGCGTCATCGGCATTTTCGAACATGCATCCTCAGACCAGGGGCGTAAGTCTCGCATTGGTGAACGCACTAGGAAACCTAGCGCAAATCTACGGCTCG TACTTGTTCCCGGACTCTGACAGTCCGAAATATATCATGGGATTCTCCGTTATCTCAGCAATGTTGGCCTTGGGCGTTGTAGTATACTTGGCGTTGCACTTCTGGTTCCGTCGTCGAGCGAAGCGAGCAGAGAATGAGCGACCCGAGGGATGA
- a CDS encoding transcription factor domain-containing protein (COG:K;~EggNog:ENOG410Q1YA;~InterPro:IPR036864,IPR007219,IPR001138;~PFAM:PF00172;~TransMembrane:1 (o540-558i);~go_function: GO:0000981 - DNA-binding transcription factor activity, RNA polymerase II-specific [Evidence IEA];~go_function: GO:0003677 - DNA binding [Evidence IEA];~go_function: GO:0008270 - zinc ion binding [Evidence IEA];~go_process: GO:0006351 - transcription, DNA-templated [Evidence IEA];~go_process: GO:0006355 - regulation of transcription, DNA-templated [Evidence IEA]) — translation MSSEAPRNSSEQPRTRKRARYTQVACNECKRRKLKCSGEIVCARCERDGVQCVYTTNAHVATRTPDVGESQDGRVDSQFRIVDRKIETLQREMQLMAARMREMETVLGHRDSNRTTNPQVSSVYTPAAASASGTGTTSSSTGAALGRILNPPKSPTYIGPTSAEFGLTARRRSVSDGEESSPSASEVILTTGDPITELGLAESLRLLSVYEQSVGIMYPCVDLDSVRTYIVDFFRGGGNASAVSNATDQDWFFARDASVIKMILATALLAESHGRSERAAQLADIVEDEFATRVKIADVDMKELLILALLSIFHSYRDDEVIAWRQIGLAVRGSMQLGLHRQETWLRTGGVFPGELQCNWASRLFWCIYVLDRKWSFGTGLPFAIQDSDMDTNLPEPGAATPYLTCMINYARLSTKIWGLVVGWPSRPRSSTSDRCSYLDFQVQQWIQSIPPELRFDPSQFQSPGSDPPPDSIVMQQVLLALQANQLRILVYRQNLLSTESIEADFSGASVAVETAKRTVHMLDCFSRVSVLYFQRPEPFNYFLLSALAALFLAVLHAPNRFSQVCRPEFYSAVDLVRRSSTRARTSRRLQKVIRSLKLIPLHWDGGKPRTHDQGNKNAASASAHAYQASSISNHMAHTSNPVSTSSSPHIQSAIHSVPTEQPSTAWSTATPVTLPTDTNNGCEDLTSFFELAGGLYFDPQIETEVNADGNGHGAFVQTSDARLSDAIHAEDEALTRVMAGLL, via the exons ATGAGCTCGGAAGCCCCGCGCAATTCGTCGGAACAGCCTCGGACCAGAAAACGTGCCCGGTATACGCAGGTGGCTTG CAATGAATGTAAGCGTCGCAAGTTAAAATGTAGTGGTGAGATTGTCTGCGCGCGCTGTGAACGTGACGGCGTCCAGTGCGTTTATACGACCAACGCCCATGTCGCGACCAGAACCCCTGATGTGGGAGAATCGCAGGATGGCCG GGTGGACTCCCAATTTCGCATCGTGGATCGCAAGATCGAAACGCTCCAGCGTGAGATGCAATTGATGGCCGCTCGTATGCGCGAAATGGAAACGGTGCTAGGCCACCGTGATAGCAATCGAACCACCAACCCTCAGGTATCCAGCGTGTATACACCGGCTGCTGCATCAGCTTCGGGAACGGGAACGACATCCAGCAGCACCGGTGCCGCGCTTGGTCgcattctcaacccacccAAATCCCCAACATACATTGGCCCTACGAGTGCAGAGTTCGGGCTTACCGCGCGCCGTAGGAGTGTCAGTGACGGCGAAGAGTCCAGTCCGTCGGCATCAGAGGTAATTCTGACGACTGGGGATCCTATCACGGAGCTAGGACTAGCTGAATCTCTTCGCCTGCTGTCGGTCTACGAGCAGTCGGTGGGCATCATGTATCCTTGTGTCGACCTGGACAGCGTGCGCACGTATATCGTTGATTTCTTTCGTGGGGGTGGTAATGCATCAGCAGTGTCCAACGCAACGGACCAGGACTGGTTCTTTGCACGCGATGCGTCTGTCATCAAAATGATTCTGGCGACGGCCTTGCTAGCGGAATCACACGGCCGCAGTGAAAGAGCGGCGCAGTTGGCAGACATTGTGGAGGATGAGTTTGCTACTCGAGTTAAGATTGCCGACGTTGATATGAAAGAGTTGCTGATTTTGGCCTTGCTG TCTATTTTCCATTCATACCGTGACGACGAAGTCATCGCGTGGCGTCAAATTGGCCTGGCAGTTCGAGGGTCCATGCAGCTCGGCCTGCACCGACAAGAGACCTGGCTGCGAACCGGCGGTGTCTTTCCTGGTGAGTTGCAATGCAACTGGGCTAGTCGTCTGTTCTGGTGCATCTATGTGCTCGATCGCAAGTGGTCTTTTGGCACTGGTCTCCCGTTCGCCATCCAAGACTCGGATATGGACACCAATCTGCCAGAGCCAGGTGCTGCAACCCCGTATCTTACCTGTATGATCAACTACGCCCGGCTGAGCACCAAGATTTGGGGCTTGGTTGTGGGCTGGCCCAGTCGGCCACGCTCTTCCACGTCCGATCGTTGCTCTTATCTCGACTTCCAAGTTCAGCAATGGATCCAATCCATTCCTCCAGAACTCCGGTTTGATCCGTCGCAGTTCCAAAGTCCCGGGTCTGACCCGCCTCCTGATAGCATAGTGATGCAGCAGGTTTTGCTGGCTTTACAGGCTAACCAGCTACGCATCCTGGTATATCGCCAAAATTTGCTGAGCACGGAAAGCATCGAGGCTGATTTCTCGGGCGCCTCCGTCGCTGTTGAGACAGCCAAAAGGACTGTGCACATGCTGGACTGCTTTAGTCGTGTTTCAGTCTTGTACTTCCAGCGCCCAGAGCCGTTTAATTACTTTCTGCTTTCTGCATTAGCTGCGTTGTTCCTGGCTGTCCTGCATGCTCCCAACCGTTTCAGTCAAGTTTGTCGCCCAGAGTTTTATTCGGCTGTAGATTTGGTGAGACGATCATCAACTAGAGCCCGGACATCGCGACGACTACAGAAAGTCATTCGCAGTTTGAAGCTTATCCCATTGCATTGGGATGGGGGTAAACCACGCACCCATGATCAGGGAAATAAGAATGCTGCCTCTGCAAGCGCTCATGCTTATCAAGCCAGTTCAATTTCAAACCATATGGCACATACGTCCAATCCTGTTTCGACATCTTCTTCACCGCATATCCAATCAGCAATACACAGTGTTCCCACGGAGCAGCCTTCTACGGCCTGGTCTACAGCGACACCTGTTACTCTCCCAACGGATACCAATAATGGCTGCGAGGACCTGACAAGCTTCTTCGAGCTGGCGGGAGGGCTGTATTTTGATCCGCAAATTGAGACGGAGGTCAACGCAGACGGCAATGGCCATGGCGCGTTCGTCCAGACCAGTGATGCGCGTCTATCGGATGCTATTCACGCGGAGGATGAGGCATTGACCAGGGTGATGGCTGGGCTGCTATAG
- a CDS encoding uncharacterized protein (COG:S;~EggNog:ENOG410PI00;~InterPro:IPR036864,IPR021858,IPR001138;~PFAM:PF00172;~antiSMASH:Cluster_2.1;~go_function: GO:0000981 - DNA-binding transcription factor activity, RNA polymerase II-specific [Evidence IEA];~go_function: GO:0008270 - zinc ion binding [Evidence IEA];~go_process: GO:0006355 - regulation of transcription, DNA-templated [Evidence IEA]), which yields MADASRGIRKPRKSRGRGLRATTGCLVCKRRHVKCDEVRPQCGPCAKGQRPCVYGGGDTASQQIDASSSDGTIHRVTSPQSQIHEPLRVLVDACHQEQPVQHPTDATPRKSFTTSPGLSSARAVSRHGQGVSPLSPPGYAPSPGTESSSTSNRLAPLSWFELLANDAANADRDFLLSPPQRVPSSVAVESPVALPQSPVLQPRNQRERESFQAASFRRDPEIDERLAAAPVDDAPTSLPDEYSSWNTATPIELSDQGHFMFNHFVRTLGAWMDFFDPTLQLSTTLPHLALRNIGLMKALLALSARHLSLWSETNQYQHNGTAPEKVNSFDIADSEKEVASTVNRNVAVQYYYETLQYLNKAMQYPSYTRSAELICTALLISTYEMVDGSNYDWERHLKGVFWIQRFQNNNGESGGVRQGVWWAWLRQDVWVAMRERRRVFSFFQPRKQYSMLNAAEFTCRAYYLLSQCVNYASREESETIDIQQRLERGNELLFMLQEWQDYLPREFRPLPLKQTSEVFPPIWIHPPPYAAAVQLHSLARILVVLHRPSIGGLQDYRAAQRLLAASVNTVCGIARMVKENDVPASLVSLNCLLGAGMSVHAPHERTALLDLIEIFQCRVRWPADSLRKELESEYQKDELSAFAG from the exons ATGGCGGACGCTTCGCGTGGCATCCGCAAGCCACGAAAGTCCCGAGGCAGGGGACTGCGTGCCACCACCGGATG CCTAGTTTGCAAGCGACGCCATGTCAAATGCGACGAA GTTCGTCCGCAATGCGGGCCTTGCGCCAAGGGCCAACGCCCATGCGTTTATGGTGGTGGCGATACTGCATCACAACAGATTGATGCTTCCTCTTCCGATGGAACTATCCACCGTGTAACCTCACCGCAGTCGCAAATCCATGAGCCCCTGCGAGTTTTGGTGGACGCATGCCATCAAGAACAACCCGTTCAACATCCCACCGATGCCACCCCTCGGAAATCATTCACGACATCGCCAGGCCTGAGTTCTGCTAGAGCTGTTTCTCGGCACGGCCAGGGGGTGAGTCCGCTGTCGCCCCCGGGATATGCACCGTCACCCGGGACAGAGTCTTCGTCCACATCCAACAGATTGGCACCGTTAAGCTGGTTCGAACTACTTGCAAATGACGCTGCCAACGCGGATAGAGACTTTCTATTATCTCCACCACAGCGAGTTCCTTCATCGGTGGCAGTAGAATCCCCGGTCGCTCTACCACAAAGCCCGGTTTTGCAGCCTCGTAACCAGCGCGAACGTGAAAGCTTTCAAGCGGCTTCTTTCCGGAGGGACCCTGAGATCGACGAAAGACTAGCCGCGGCACCAGTGGATGATGCACCGACATCATTGCCAGATGAATATTCCTCCTGGAATACTGCGACTCCCATTGAACTGTCGGACCAGGGTCATTTCATGTTCAACCATTTTGTGCGGACACTAGGCGCCTGGATGGATTTCTTTGACCCGACACTGCAACTTTCTACCACACTGCCGCACCTGGCTCTGAGGAATATCGGATTGATGAAGGCGCTTTTAGCTCTCTCAGCACGACATCTCTCGCTGTGGAGCGAGACTAATCAGTATCAACACAATGGTACAGCTCCCGAAAAAGTCAACTCTTTCGACATTGCAGATTCTGAGAAGGAGGTTGCTTCCACAGTCAATCGCAATGTTGCTGTTCAATATTACTACGAAACACTGCAGTATTTGAACAAGGCCATGCAATATCCTTCTTACACTCGCAGCGCCGAGTTGATTTGCACGGCCCTTCTCATTAGCACGTATGAAATGGTTGACGGTTCCAACTATGATTGGGAACGACATCTCAAGGGGGTTTTCTGGATCCAGCGATTCCAGAATAATAACGGTGAATCGGGAGGTGTTCGACAGGGGGTTTGGTGGGCCTGGCTTCGACAAGATGTCTGGGTAGCCATGCGAGAGCGTCGCCGAGTTTTCTCATTCTTTCAGCCTCGGAAGCAGTATTCCATGCTAAATGCTGCCGAGTTCACTTGTCGTGCCTACTATCTACTATCACAATGCGTGAACTACGCCTCCCGGGAAGAATCAGAGACCATCGACATACAGCAACGCCTGGAGCGGGGGAACGAATTGCTTTTCATGCTGCAGGAGTGGCAAGATTACCTGCCGCGGGAATTCAGGCCACTCCCATTGAAGCAGACTTCCGAGGTCTTTCCACCAATCTGGATCCACCCTCCTCCTTACGCGGCGGCTGTACAGCTGCACAGTTTAGCCCGCATCTTGGTAGTATTGCATCGTCCATCAATTGGCGGCCTCCAGGACTACCGCGCAGCGCAAAGACTGCTTGCAGCATCTGTCAATACCGTCTGCGGAATAGCGCGCATGGTCAAAGAGAACGATGTCCCTGCTAGTCTCGTGTCGCTCAACTGTCTACTTGGAG CTGGAATGAGTGTCCATGCTCCCCATGAACGAACAGCGCTGTTGGATCTCATCGAGATCTTTCAGTGTCGGGTTCGTTGGCCTGCCGATTCATTGAGGAAGGAGCTTGAATCGGAATATCAAAAAGATGAACTTTCTGCCTTCGCTGGTTAA